GCTCCATCATGATTCAACTCGGTCCAGCAGCAACGGTCGACCCAAGCTCACCAAATGCGATCCTCAATGGGATTGAAATTCTTAAGATAAGCGACTCTGCCAGAAGCCTGGACAGTGATCTAGCAGCTGGTTCCTCCAAGGGGCCAGGACCTCAAACAAACAAGATGAAGATTTTCGCAGCCATTGCCCTTGCAACTGGAATAACAGCCATGTTCTTGCTTGCCAAGAGTTTTcttcttctgaagaagaagcatcaaaCTTGGAATCATGGGAAGAGCTTCTCATTATGGTTCTCCCCTCTCAATAATAGCAAGGCTCATCTCTTGTCCAGTAGAACCAGCTACAGATCAAGCTTCCTCAGCTCCAGCAAGAGCAAGAGCAGTTTCCCAAGCTTTTTACCAAGTGCCGGTTTTGGCCAGTCATTCACCTTCAAAGAATTACAGGAAGCAATGCAAAATTTTGATGAGAAGGCAGTCAGTGAAGCTGGTGGGTTTGGCAAAGTCTACCTTGGAGGTTtggaagatggaaaaaaaaaagttgcaatcAAGCGTGGAAACACTTCATCACAGCAAGGCATCAACAAGTTCCAAACCGAGATACAGAAGCCCCCCAGGGTCTGGCACCGTCACCTCGTTTGACTCATTGGATATTGTGACGAGAACTCGGAAATGATTCTTGTGTATGAATACATGGCAAACGGACCCTTCCGGAACCACCTTTATGGTTCGAGCCTTCCCCCACTTTCATGGAAACAGAGGCTCGAGATCTGAATTGGGGCAGGCCAGGGCATCGTACAACGTGTTGTGAAGACAACAAATATTCTTCTGGACGAGAATTTTGTAGCCAAAGTTTCAGATTTCGGGTTATCTAAAGCAGCACCTAATTTGGATCAAACCCATGTGAGCACAGCAGTGAAGGGTTGTTTTGGTTACCTTGATCCCGAGTACTTTATGCGACAGCAACTCTCTGACAATATGATGTCTGCTCTTTTGGAGTAGTGCTTTGCTATGTGCAAGACCAGCCATAAATCCTGCATTAACAAGAGAGCAGGTCAGCTTGGCTGCATGGGCAATGCAGTGGCACAGAAAGGGGATGCTTGAGAAAATAATCGATCCTCACATCGCGGGAAAATATTTCCCTCAAGCACTTAAGAAGTACACGGAAGTTGCAGAGAAAAGTCTCACAGAATATGGTGTTGATAGGCCTGCAATGAGTGATGTTTTGTGGAACCTCGAGTCAGCATTGCAGCTTGAAGAGGCCTCCGCCTCCTCTGGTTGTGATCCCCCAGAAGGACTGCAAGTCTGAGAAGCCCAGAATACAAGAGATGCTGCTTCTTCTACTAATCAGCTTTGAATAGTTTTAAGGTTCATTCTAAGTGTACGTTTTGCCATGGAGAACTTGATCCGCTCAGAAACTTTCTATTGGTAATCTGATTCTCGCTCCTCCCTTTCCATGATTCTAGAATTCATAGATGCTATAGTGCTTCATTTTCCCTGTATTCCTTCTAGTAAATAGCCAGAAACTTGGAGATAATGTTCTCTATGATCATTGCTTCAATGTCTTTTCACCACTGATTCAACGATTAATGATCAAGCCATGGCCCCTGTTGTGTATCCTTCGTTATTAAGTAAGGGCTAAAGATTCCGTGACCTTGTCCTGACTGAATTTGTTTTTCAAAGATCGTTTGAGCAAGCTCAACCTGTTTCTGTTTGTCGGAATTTTTGGATAGTTCTAGAGCAATTATTTTATGTCTAATGTTCTCCCTTTCATCAGCAATAAGTTCATCTTACAGTAGACATAGTATCGGAATATTTTATATGGTACACAAGCAGAAAAGGAAGAATCATAAAATTTGGCATGGTCCGTCTCCCTTTCAGTAATCACCAATTGCCAGCACATCTCTAGATTTCTGGCACAACTCTCTTACCATGAGTAGACAAGATTCTGttgcaaaagaaatcatcaatgaaagaaACAGTTTTGGGCTATTAAAAGCAATTGGGATAAAGCagaaaatgtaaaatgaaaGTGATAATTCATCACAATTCCTTTCTCtgtcaatcaattaaattatcAATAAGAATTTCCCCCAACAAGCTGATCAATCTtttgcaaaagggaaaaaaaaaaagagaacagaaACAAGCAGATCAATTAATTAGAAAGGAAAGTCACAATGGAATCCTTGATCATCAGAAGGAGAATATGTATTGCTGATAGCAAGAGTTCTGGTTGATAGTTTTACAGTGTTCAGATTACCTCTCTTCTAGTAATTATTGCCACTCTAGAATAACTGCAGCCGAGCAAGAAACTGGCACAAAGATCAATAATAAGTATTTGGAGACCTGTAAGTCTCAGGAGGTCCAGCAGGTAATTCTCTTCACAAGTTTTATACAGCTGCATGATACCAAGCAAGTAAATTTTAATGTCAACCAGATAACAGAGTCAACACAGATAGCCAATTCATCGTCCAAAGATAGAAGCATGATAGCAGATAAAGAATGACATACATAATTCTCTTCAATCCCGTTTGATTTATACCCCTAAACAAAATTATCTGTAGTTAAGATAAGCTATGACTGCATATGCTCAACACCAACATCCAGCCCACTGCAACTGAAAATCATATTTGCTAACCGCAGACGTTTAGATGAGAAGGTGGCACACTCACAGAATTTAATGAGCCATGGGAGCAGAGATCCTATATTTGAATTCTATAGATCCTGATTTTCCTTCTTACTTAAGACCTAGATTCACATTTTGAGCTTAGAGAAAACTGCCCATCCAAATGCTAGAGGAAGAGTTAAGTGCGCCTAGAAATAATGCCACATTATTATCCCCTATCTTGAACTTTTAGAAACATAACTGCAATTCAAAAGTCTACTTAATAAACTTTGGACAATACCAGGATGGCTTTAGAACGGCAATCCATGTGCAAAGTTgggaaggaaaaggagaagatatAAAGAAACCATTGAGAGGGCTGAAGTACCTCCAATTCAAACTTGACAGTGTTCTGAGACACTTGATTGGTCTGGATTGTTGCAGGTTCATTGCCTAAACGGAGGCCATCATGCTGACAACTTTTAGTAAGGTCTTGAACTTGACCACCGCGAGACCACATGGACTTGACGTTGTAATGTCTGATCTTTTTCCAGCAGACATTTAGCTGACATAGTGCATTCAGAATTCCTACCATAATCTGATGAGGCTGCAGTCCAAACTGAAAATCAGACCAATAACCATGGTTAGACTGAGGAATAATTGCATAAATATAACGACCACAAGGTTGAAAAGACTCCTGTCGATATCATGGGATCTATTTTATGAGTATAAAGCCTGTAACTTAATTGCATATGAGCTCCCCTGTTGATATCACACCTTGCTCATTGCATTGCACAAATTTCAACCTGATAACTCTAGTTAGCTAGTTTAATATATATCCGTAAAACACAAAACTAAATGCAGGCCTGGGGTTATCTGGGTTCAACTAGTATGCAACTGAATTATCAAGATGGTCTACAACTTGTGACCAGTAATTCCTTCTACTTCTCATCAGATAAAACTTAATGTTGCAATTCAAAGGGTTAGGTTCAGTAAAAAGAATGAGCTTGTTGCCACTCGTTCACGGCATATCTTGCGTATATTGCAAACACTgcaaaataatcaatcaaaattcCAGGCAAACAGCATGCTGAGGCTCAGACATCCAAAAGGTTTCTTGATTTAGCAGCTCGATTTATGCTATGAAGGTCTCAAACTATTTTCACATTAGCAAATAATCAGATTTCTCATTGAATATTAATCCATTAGATAATTGGAAACTTTGTTGCTGCTTGCGTTAGCTTTTACATTACATGTGGAGGAACCAAGAATGTACACATACAAGTCAGACATCACAACAAATTCACTACATTGTTTTACTAGCAGAATAAAGATACTGTTCAACAATTCACAAAAGGCAATCATACAAACCTAAAATCCGAGACCCTATCTTCCCACACTTGGTGACTGAGTAGTCTGATGTTCTATAAGCTGCTTGTCAACAGATACTGAAAACCCACCACTGGGAACAGCAGATGAACTAGGTCCCTGGAAAATAGCAGACAAAATTCCAGATGAAAACCCAACCCGCATCGTTGggataattataaattatttcaagAATTGATAGACTGGAACGTATACTCATTTTTAGAACTTATAATCCTTGAACAAACTGAAACATTTTAAAGACTTGATGTATCCATGATCCCAATGCCTATACAATTTACCTATTTAAAAAAGATTTTGTTGGTGAGCTCCCTTAGGTACTTGTTGTGTAGCCAAATGAGAAAAATCTTGCAGTTTTCAAGATATTTAATTCTCTAGCAATGCATGTAATCAGTTCTTTGAAACTTAAAATTTCCTCATTAAGTATGCCTAAAGCACTTGTAACACAAGCTATATGCGTATCATCAGCTAAGTTCCTGCTATCACCCGATAAATTGTGGTCAAGAATTTGGTTTACATAGAAATGGTGATCTAATTCTTTAAACAGAATGGAAGAGTTGCAAGCTCTGTGCTCAACAAGATGCTTATTAAATCATCTGTTAGGGTTCAACCCATGGTTTCCCCTAGACAGAAATAATGCGCCAATCTATTAGTATCTTAACCATGTTCCCACCCGTCAGGATTATTACCTTACAAATTAAGAGGCTTTAGAAACTTTCGCAACCATTAATCTAAAATTATGAGGGATATACCAGATACCTCTTTTAAAGCAAAAACATATCAAGAAACAGGAGAACAATGCTGAAGGGCTTCAGAGCTGTGAAAGCCATTGCTCTTCAGATGCATGTATGACATGTGACTTACAACAAAACTAATAAAATGTACATAGTTGGGGGGAAAAATGCTATACAAACCGCATTATTATCAAGCTCTGCACCGTAAACGCTAGTACCGGATACATTGTTGTCCAGCAGCAAGTAATATGACACTGTAGCCTGAAATAATTCAAAGAAGAAAGTTATTATGGGAATCTGATGAACAGAGACCAAAATTCGATCAGATGGGAGAGCACATCATCTTGTATCCCGTTTTGAAGAGACTGAACCAAGTGGTCCCTGTTAAATCCCAATGCAACCGTACGCTCAAGtatttcttcatcaacctgcATTAGTATGGAAGAAGGGATCAGGAATACCAAGCCACGAACTGGATCAGGAACATCCATCCATTCTGAATGCAATTTTTTACACTTAAGTCTGAAACTGTCGTATTTATAAGCCTATCTGGAGACAGTGATTGAGGCTATCACTATTGAGATTTGCAATTACACTACAACTGGAAGATCAATTGAAACTGATGATCTGTCAATGAGATTTACTAGCATTTGGTGATAACCAGAAAACTGAGTACTTTTCTCCCTCAACACCCAATCTCTGCTCCCTGCCCTCTGCCCATCCCATTCCTTTCCTCTTACTAAGTTATGTAGAAGTCCAGATCCTCTAGGCTTTGGCCACATAATtcaaaagtctttgtaaaagaATTATTAGGAAGTCCAATCCAAAAGCTTAGGCTATTAGATGGAGAGAGATGTTAGAAAAGTCcaatcaaaagtttaagctattaggCAGGAAAATTTACTTGTATTTAAAGGCTATTGAAATCCCATAGATGAGCAATATGTGATAACTTTAACATAGATCATATATGGTAAAGGGATATCTAACTATTTTGAAGGGCCATTACCCCAAAGGTACAAACAGGAGTCCAAGACGCCAAGCATGACAGCTCCTCTCTAGTCATCTCtaattaactcatttttcttATCTGGCTATCTTTTGACAACAGGCCAGTGCCTCATCTCCTACTGGAAGCAGATTGAAAAGTAGCATGCTTCTTCTGTTGTCAGTAGGAGACGAAAACTATATACAAtccaattattctttttctactaCTCGTCATTACCTTACATCCATATTATCAATCATCTAAGTTTCCTACAGCCTACTCGCATTACCTTACACCCATTATCATTCATCTAAGTTTCCTAAAGGGGATATTTTTAGGGCATCATCTATCAGACCCGCTGATCTCTTTTCGTTTTTCATCTGCATATCTCAGCTTCGAAAAAACATAAAGCTTGCTGAAGTTTCAGATTATATTTGAAAACACCCTCTGGGGAAATGACCCAAAGGGCACGACTAGAGTATACAgatgaaaatgatataaatattaattttcgggaGGCTAATTACCACCAAACAACCTTGCCATGAGTGGGACTTACAAGGCATATACTATTTGGATCTGATAAATGACATGacaagaaaaaatttattacCAGTTGGACACTTCTTATAAAACTCAGGGATTTAACATTTCAATAAATTTCAAGCACAAAAACAAGGTACAACTGTTTCATTCCAATATTTTGCACCGAAATATAGGAAGTGAACCAAGTTAAAGATTCAAAATGGAGGAAAGACCACTTTGGAAAGCCACTATTCAACTGAGACATACCTTCTCCGTTTGATGTTCAATAATTGGCAAAGCAGCAGCCAGATAATTAGGAAGATTTTCCAAGAACCAAGGATGTTGACGAATTTCAGGAATGGTCAGCCGCCTTAAAGGGTCAACAACAATCATCCTCGCAATCAAATCCCTTGATCCAGTTGTTAAATGACTTGGAAGAGTATAAACTCCACTCTGAAAGAATCACTGTCAGCTAAAATATCATGAGTGTGAAAACTTCAGTAAAAGATCATGTCAACTTATTGAACTAAAGCACTACGTAACCTGGTGAACATGAGTCCACAACAATCCCCTTTATGTGGAATCGAATTAAAATAAGTATAGTCCCAGTGTACGAGCGGATTAAAATATAATCACCGAtacctttattttattatagaGGTTAGGTATGCTTTCATCATCAAAAGGCAGAGTGCCACAAAGAACTACATATAAGACGACACCGCAACTCCAGATGTCAACCTCTGGCCCTGAATAAAGTTTACCAGAAAGAACCTGCACATGAGAATCTGTTCAGCTGAAACGTGGCCCTTTTGGCATGCTAAAACCCTTGGAATGATAACAGAATCCACTCAGAAGAGTTAGAACGCACCTCTGGAGCAGCATAATTTGTACTACCACAACTTGTTTTTAGAAGACAGCCATCGCGCATAATATTACTCAAGccaaaatcaataattttcacATTGCCATTAGAATCCAACAACAGATTCTCAGGCTTAAGGTCTCGATGAACCACCCTACAATTGTGACAGTACTCTAAACCTGAAATGATCTGTTTCCAGAAAGATCAGAACAGATATATTAACGACTTATTGGGAGGCAAAAGCACATTCCTATATAAAAAGATTGAAAGGCTGATGCATGCATAGATAGATGCAACTGACTGGTATTGCTACCTGCTGAAAAAATTTCCGTGCTTCATCCTCTCTGATCCTTCTATTCTCGACAATATAATCAAACAACTCCCCACGTTCTGCGTACTCCATGACAACATACACATTAGCCATGCTCTCTATAGTCTCATATAGCCTGATAATATGAGGATGCTTCAGTAGTTTGCCAATCTTAATCTCCCGACTCACTGTAATAAATCCCTTTACATTAGTATCACTTCAACCCTCCAAAACAATTAAGCATCTCCACAAGTGAAGAAGAGAGCATGGCTGCCGATAGAAACATACCTTTCTCCTCCATGCacttttccctcatttttttaCGGTTAAGAATCTTAATGGCCACTTTGGTACCAGTTAGTCTATGCGTTGCAACTTTCACTTTGCCAAATGCACCGTGGCCAATATTTCTTATTAGCCTATAATTCATCAGGGATGGGTCCTCACTAGACCTTGTTCGCCGAGAGGGTTCTTCCATTGTCTTGTCCTGAGAagtggggaaagaaagagataatTCTTCATAGGAAATATTGGTAAAACCATAATTTAGTTAATAATATTTCTTAAACCAAAAGACAAGATACTCAACACAAAATTGCATCATTCAGCTGTAACTAAGCAGTTGCTAGATCATCTTCTTCTGCTACATTTATTTGgcgaagagaaaaataaaataaagaattagaCAATCAAAAGTACAGCAGGACTGGATACCTACTTGTAATTCAGACGTATTTGACAATCAATCAACAAATCTTCAACCAAAGGGAGTTTGGATGCTGAAACTTTTCCTGTTTAATAAAGTGGAAAGGAGATGTATCAGAGTAAAAATTCCATATGTGTACAAAGAGAGATACGTTATTATAAAGGCATGCCAACTATGCGTGCTACCTACAAAATAGCACATGCATACACAAAAACAAGGGAGTTGGTATTTAGAAAATGAAAACTGATGTGAAACTGAAACTCTTCCAAGCACAGTTGGAATAATCACCTTATAATGATACAGAAAGACTTCATTACTTTAGATTACCCTTCTAGTTCATTATTCACCAGTGAATcaaactataattgaagatctGCCCTGAAATACTCGAAGGAAAGCCTTTGACCATCTTGAATTTGTGACCGTATCCAAGAACATCTTAGCCTAAAGATCATGACCAAACAGAAGATACACTGAGCACAAGATATCATTGAGCCAACAACTTGACATAAATCAAGTAGAACTACATAGAACAGAGGCAATAAAAAGAACGGCATACTTTATTTCGAAATATGAATTCACCAGTCACCACCAACAAAGGAGTATGGAATTCTGTTGCTCTCTAAGAGTAAAGATTTCATGTCTTTATGGAAAATATGACGCAAGCAATTCGACCAAACAACAGAGCCTGCCTGGCTCACTGTTAGAAGAAGCCACAAGAAAGCTAACAGTATGACAATTAAAATAGCACGGTACATTTCTCTTATATCTTCAACTCTTCAATTAGTATACACCAAATAAATCTCTACATGTCTTAACATATAAACCGCTGCTTCTTCCACCTAATTCTCGAGCCATTTTGAATAGACTGTGCCCGTCCAAGCAGCAGCAGATTCTCAATTTTGCAAGGTATTCATTACGCTCCCTCATTTTCAACATCTGGGCATCATCTGTTTCTAAAGCTGACAAGCGATTATATATCACTAACTAAGCAAAATTCCAACTTCTTTCTTCGAAAGACAATAAGCAACAAACCGTCCATTTCTCAAGCTCATTGGTCTCCATAAAAGAACTCGGAGACGCCCATCAACCACTTACCAAGcgacacaagaaaaaaaaatggtaatctTGGGTGAAAAAAAGAATCATCACCCTACAACctgaacaaacaaacaaactgCAAACCGCAAACCCCAAACCATTAAGCAAGAAAGACATATCAATACCACATCATGAGCCGCGACCGCATGCCGACgtgcaaaaatgaaattttgacgTATCATGCACATGTATATGCGCAAGGCCGCATGCAAGAAGGCAACTTCGCATTCTCACGTCAACAGTATCCGATATTTCTCACTTCCCACACTACCCCTTCTCTTTCTAGTAGAATTCcgaaagccaaaaaagaaaagaagaagaagaagaagaagactggtCATACAACGATACCGAAGCTTCCAGCAAGTCCGCAGACGCGGTAGGAAAAGAGAATCGCGAACTTGCAGAGCCAGTAAGCGCAGCAAACCAGGGAGAACTAGACGCGACGATGAACCTTTatagagaggaggagaaggaaaacaCGGAACCATGCATCCACGACGGCTCCGGACACGCTCGGTACGCGGACACGGGGAGCCGGCGGGTGGCGACGAGAAGCATGCACCGGAACGGAGACGCGGACCCGCCGCGACACGGAGGTCCTCCGCCGCGGACGGTGGAGCgggcggcggtggccggcggtcgAGAATCACGATGGGAGGCGGCGTCGATTGACTTCGACGTCGCGTGGCAAACAAGGAGGAGGGAATCCGGCATTGAAGGTATTTAAAAGAAAGGTTTTTTTCCGGGCGGATATAATGAATGGTTTTATGTCAACATCGTATCGATGTGGCCCgggaccccaaaaaaaaaaaaaaaggaggttgACATTAATAATCTCGaaattttgccctaatttgatctataaatttttaattaattttttacttaACGTGCAATGTTgtatctaaattttcaatttggttaatGTAATCCGTGAAATTTTATTACATATTCTCAATCCATGAACTATATGAAATTATTCAACGTAATCCTTCTATAATTATTTAAGATCATATATTATATTGAAcgtttttatataatttaaaggCTGTATTGGATATTTACaaaaagttcataaactatattaaataaaataaaaatttatgaatcatataatttagagattatattgaataaattaaaaaatttagcgGTTAAATTGTAAATCGGgattccacttttttttttagggtgcAATAATGGATCCTCATTATTGGTAACACGACATGGAAAAGTTCGCCGGCTTCGTTCATTTTCGTTGGGACAATTTAGAAAAGGTTTTCCGGGCGGAGATAATGAATGGTTTTATGTCTACATCGTATCGATGTGGCCCTGaccagaaaaattaaaattaaaattaaaattgaaattgaaattaaaattaaaaaaaatggaagcgGCCGGCTTGTGTCTGACGCACTGGTGGGGCCCGTAATCTCGTCTGCTTCGAATTGCTTCTGCTGTCGGAACGACAGGTCGTCTTTCCGGGCCCCCCGAAAATCGGGTCGGGCTGTCCGAACGTGTTTTCGGGCGATGGTTTTGGGCTCGGGCAATTAGGCCCATTAACGgtttttgtgaaatttgatgACGATGGTAATTGCGGCCCGATCGCAGATGGGTTGGTTCGCTCTTTGAGTCCAGGCCCAACCAAAGCCCAATGCATTGCGGCAAGTGACAACCCTAAgagataattttctttctttcctcctctcttcaCAATGTCAACTAAGGTAAACGACACAAATAATCTCTGAATTTTGACTTAATGAGTAATGCGGTctctgaattttaaattttcttagtGTGCTCCTTGAACTATAAGCTCAATGTATAATActatctttaaattttttatttgtttaacaTGGTCACTAAACTTTGGTACATGTTTAGTCCTTAAACTATATGAAGATGttcaattttatccctaaacttaaatttatggaattattatattgaacatttgCATACAAttcaagaactaaattgaatttgtaCAGAAAGTCTATGGGCAACAAtgagcaaattaaaagtttagtgACGATATTGTACATTATGCTAAAGTTCAAGAACCACATTGTACATTAAACCAAATTTTAGGGACCATTCATATCGTTGTCCCTAAAGGTTTATTACCAATAAGAATCTCGAACTGATATgtcatgacacatttatctcaaattaatttttgtcatgTGACGAATTTCAAATTGGTATCCCATAATACAtaacttaaaattaatttttcgtctcgtgaaaaatctcaaaccgacATGCCTAACCCAAATTTACCCTCGGTCAACATCCATCCAATAGCCCATTAAAGTGCATGAGCAATAATTTCTAGAGAAATCTAGCCAAAAGAAGGCCGAGCAAATATATACTGCTAGCACAAAATTATGCTATTTAGGCGTGACTTAGTTTTGGCTATCTAATTATCATTTCTCCCTCGAGTAATTTATTGGTTCTATACGGATACCCAACAAATCCCCTTGTTGACCCGTTACCTAAGCAAATAAAATACATTTCCCCATATTTTCCTTATATACTAAACCACCATATAATAAGAGGAATAAATCTCAAATGAGAGTTCTCATGCTCCTACCAAATCCTACTAGGTCAAAGGGGCATTTCATCATCTTTGAAAGCTTCCAATTAGTTAGCTGATAGTCCACTCAAACGACCCGAGCGATTAAGGCTTTTCTCTTATCATACGatactttattttatataacGTCGGTTGGGTAGATTCCTGATGTATGTAATCGACGTACCTTGTCCTCTAATATGTCCCTGTttatttagttttctttttcacttcatCTGAACTCAATCAATTCCGGGCTTTCAGATTAGTTGACGTGCTCTATTAGGGTCATCATTTATGGACATCACTTTACCAACACCCatccaaaaagccaaaaaagtgCTAGGAATCCGATCAAGTTCGATTGCAAACGGATTTCAGGGTCAATCAGTTCGATGCCCAGTTTGAGGAATCGGGAACTCACTCTGATCATCTCTTGTAATTATCGATCTCTTCGAAAATGTTTGAACAGACCTGACCAAGGACTATAGCTCTTTTtgctgcaatttatttaatcccCACGTGCTTTCTTGGCTCCTCGATCGATTAACTCTCTAAGTCCTCCTAGTTTTAGATGGTCAAAATGTGTTGACTGGGTTCCTAAGAAACTTGCGTGAGTTTCCCGCTTTACTCATAGCCCCACCCAGAACTAAAGAGAAGGTCCAATCTTTATATTCCTTCTAATATAATCTATTCTTTGGGTGAAATTGAAGTTGCTCAAGAAAGCAGGTAGTGAAAATCACACTTCATCAACTTCAGCAATCTTCCATCCATGCCTAATGCTTGGTCAACCCCaccaatgattttcttttgtgggTGATATTCATTTCTTTCCTATATCAATCCCAAATTTAGGAGAAAGGATAAAGTTCAAGCCAATCAGTGCAGTCATCAAAAGAAGGCTAGCCAGTCACAGATGCTTTGCACAGATACTATTTAATCTCATGCAAGCACTGTAGGACCGATGGTTGGGGAACCCCACATGTTGCAATTatttcatcttctctcttttctttgttcttgaaaGCTAAGATTCAATGATATGCTCATTGCTTGTAAGTCATACCCCATCAGTAATTACTCATCAGTTGCACCATAAATGTAGCCTCCTGCACTgatcatcaccaccaccactcGATTCAGTTTTGTCCTCTTTTTGGGGATGAAACGATCGAGtagttttatgttttttttgtcATGCTACAATATGCTGAACTTTCACATTGTGGATTTGATCTATTTCCCATTCTATCCGTGACTAATATAATAATAGCTCCATGCCAATTGCACTCGTCTTCTACCAGGTTGCAATGATCATATACATTCTGCAagctatcttttcctttttcttttcttttccctaacTCTACTAATAATGGCCCAGCTCTGATGACCTATTTAATTACAGTTTGAAGTTTTGAGGACTTGAGGTGGACAAGAAAAGGtgctttttttctccttaaaaattgtctatgaatCGTGCTCAACTTGTCTGGGGCCTTGAGACAGTTAGAAGTGTGTCTGAAGCAAAATCAACGCCGAGCGCTCTTATCTGCAAGTAATTAAAGTCAAGTCCCTTAAAAGAGgggtttattttttcttctaactTTCCATCAACCCCATGGAAAAAGCTGCTCGTTTCATGCCtttttgtttaatattttcagACAGCTAAGACAAATTGCTCAGACCCCACGAGGAACGAACCTTAAAGGGTCCAAGATTACAATACACACAAAAACTGCTCTCAAAAACATTGCTCAAACAACTCCAATTCCATCAGTGGTTGTTAGTTAGGATTACTCAGTCCTTTGCCCGTATAATTAACCTAAGACCACCAACTCTCCTACCCTCCCTCTTTATCAACCCCCACACAGAGAGATAGATTCAAAAGAAACACCACCCATTTCATGCCCATCTCCCTTGATCTTCACTGATGCTCTTTTGATTTTCAGTGATCAGATCATGGAGGGAACAGGCAAGATTCTGAGAAGATCAGTCCACACATTCCTCCAAAACTATC
The nucleotide sequence above comes from Eucalyptus grandis isolate ANBG69807.140 chromosome 2, ASM1654582v1, whole genome shotgun sequence. Encoded proteins:
- the LOC104420053 gene encoding SNF1-related protein kinase catalytic subunit alpha KIN10 isoform X1 translates to MEEPSRRTRSSEDPSLMNYRLIRNIGHGAFGKVKVATHRLTGTKVAIKILNRKKMREKCMEEKVSREIKIGKLLKHPHIIRLYETIESMANVYVVMEYAERGELFDYIVENRRIREDEARKFFQQIISGLEYCHNCRVVHRDLKPENLLLDSNGNVKIIDFGLSNIMRDGCLLKTSCGSTNYAAPEVLSGKLYSGPEVDIWSCGVVLYVVLCGTLPFDDESIPNLYNKIKSGVYTLPSHLTTGSRDLIARMIVVDPLRRLTIPEIRQHPWFLENLPNYLAAALPIIEHQTEKVDEEILERTVALGFNRDHLVQSLQNGIQDDATVSYYLLLDNNVSGTSVYGAELDNNAFGLQPHQIMVGILNALCQLNVCWKKIRHYNVKSMWSRGGQVQDLTKSCQHDGLRLGNEPATIQTNQVSQNTVKFELELYKTCEENYLLDLLRLTGLQILIIDLCASFLLGCSYSRVAIITRRENLVYSW
- the LOC104420053 gene encoding SNF1-related protein kinase catalytic subunit alpha KIN10 isoform X2 yields the protein MEEPSRRTRSSEDPSLMNYRLIRNIGHGAFGKVKVATHRLTGTKVAIKILNRKKMREKCMEEKVSREIKIGKLLKHPHIIRLYETIESMANVYVVMEYAERGELFDYIVENRRIREDEARKFFQQIISGLEYCHNCRVVHRDLKPENLLLDSNGNVKIIDFGLSNIMRDGCLLKTSCGSTNYAAPEVLSGKLYSGPEVDIWSCGVVLYVVLCGTLPFDDESIPNLYNKIKSGVYTLPSHLTTGSRDLIARMIVVDPLRRLTIPEIRQHPWFLENLPNYLAAALPIIEHQTEKVDEEILERTVALGFNRDHLVQSLQNGIQDDATVSYYLLLDNNVSGTSVYGAELDNNAGPSSSAVPSGGFSVSVDKQLIEHQTTQSPSVGR